The following proteins are co-located in the Haloplanus sp. HW8-1 genome:
- a CDS encoding DUF3006 domain-containing protein, translating to MVDDGTYTAVLDRFEEEVAVLVLESDAETIGHVVVDTETLPAEGQHQDALFTVVIRDDTLTEATYRPNRTEKRRETAQSRFDRLSERSDSEQ from the coding sequence ATGGTGGACGATGGGACCTACACCGCAGTCCTCGATCGGTTCGAGGAGGAGGTGGCCGTGTTGGTGCTTGAATCGGACGCCGAAACGATCGGACACGTCGTGGTCGACACCGAGACACTACCTGCGGAGGGCCAGCATCAAGATGCGCTCTTTACTGTCGTGATTCGGGACGATACCCTTACGGAGGCGACCTACCGCCCGAACCGGACCGAGAAGCGTCGGGAGACCGCACAGTCTCGGTTCGATCGGTTGTCGGAGCGCTCCGACTCTGAGCAGTAA
- a CDS encoding CPBP family intramembrane glutamic endopeptidase, giving the protein MSVLKTLRERARRTPVGAFLAVLIVNSSLVVTALYAVFGADFPTLAAIPYAWTPMASAGITVWLLNDGVRDWLGQLRNVRTGIHWYLAGIGIMLVATDFESIVAVLLGVDVVAPAASIGQYLFFFAVTLFLAGALEELGWRGFMQPRLQQRFSALTTSVVIGLVWAFWHVPLILAGAGDFTAFHEYVVYVVATSVILGWLYNNTRGALPVVMITHAASNMAAFGEVTGELPAIFDIVSGNIIFYVACAALIVLYAGWKTLTKDGTLPDIPGQRTENPL; this is encoded by the coding sequence ATGAGCGTGCTCAAAACACTCCGAGAGCGAGCACGTCGCACACCGGTCGGTGCCTTCTTGGCTGTGCTGATTGTGAACTCCTCACTCGTCGTCACAGCGCTCTACGCAGTATTCGGGGCCGACTTCCCGACTCTCGCGGCGATCCCGTATGCTTGGACTCCGATGGCTAGCGCGGGGATAACAGTCTGGTTGCTCAACGATGGCGTTCGAGACTGGCTCGGACAGCTCCGGAACGTTCGGACAGGCATCCACTGGTATCTCGCCGGGATCGGAATCATGCTCGTCGCGACCGATTTTGAGAGCATCGTCGCGGTCTTGCTCGGTGTTGATGTCGTGGCACCGGCAGCCTCCATCGGACAGTACCTCTTCTTTTTTGCAGTCACGCTCTTTCTAGCCGGTGCACTGGAGGAACTGGGCTGGCGTGGGTTCATGCAACCCCGCCTCCAGCAACGGTTCAGTGCGCTCACGACGAGCGTGGTCATCGGACTCGTCTGGGCATTCTGGCACGTCCCACTGATACTGGCTGGTGCCGGCGACTTCACCGCATTTCACGAATATGTCGTCTATGTGGTGGCTACCTCTGTCATCCTTGGCTGGCTGTACAACAACACTAGGGGCGCATTGCCAGTCGTCATGATCACCCACGCAGCGAGCAACATGGCCGCATTCGGTGAAGTGACGGGCGAACTCCCCGCCATCTTCGATATCGTCTCTGGCAACATCATCTTCTACGTTGCCTGTGCGGCACTCATCGTTCTGTACGCTGGCTGGAAGACGCTGACAAAAGATGGAACCCTCCCAGATATTCCGGGACAGCGCACAGAAAACCCACTATAA
- a CDS encoding Cdc6/Cdc18 family protein → MIRDARVLRAGFVPQEVEHRDAEVNHLSSVLEPITNGEPANTAVVTGPSGTGKTCITRFVTERLREEVLGIEATYVNCWRNYTRFRTLYQILDDLGATIDIHRQSTPHDELVDRLQQYDGPRTVIILDEVDQLQDPSIIYDLHSLSQFALVCIANEEEQLFSRVDDRLVSRLRASEHVRMDKYHDEQLFDILQARTQWGLAPEAITEAQLYRIADAAAGDARLAIGILRTAASAADRENHERITDEMLLDAAADARAQIKQKSLDSLTPHQRAVYDIVCEHGPLGPGEIHERYTAVVDEPRTKRTVRSYLSKMAQYNLLEATGTSRDREYSLVDASTTSPMQ, encoded by the coding sequence ATGATCCGCGATGCACGCGTCCTCCGGGCAGGGTTCGTCCCGCAGGAAGTTGAGCATCGCGACGCCGAAGTGAACCATCTCTCCAGCGTGCTCGAACCGATCACGAACGGAGAACCGGCCAACACGGCCGTCGTGACCGGGCCGAGCGGCACCGGCAAGACGTGTATCACCCGATTCGTTACCGAACGACTACGCGAGGAAGTCCTCGGCATCGAGGCGACCTACGTCAACTGCTGGCGGAACTACACGCGATTTCGCACCCTGTATCAGATCCTCGACGATCTGGGGGCGACAATCGATATCCACCGCCAGTCGACACCACACGACGAGTTGGTCGACCGTCTACAGCAGTACGACGGGCCGCGAACCGTGATCATCCTCGATGAGGTCGACCAGCTTCAGGATCCAAGCATCATCTACGACCTCCACAGCCTCTCTCAGTTCGCGCTCGTCTGCATCGCGAACGAGGAAGAACAGCTGTTCAGCCGCGTCGACGACCGCCTCGTCAGCCGGCTCCGTGCGAGCGAGCACGTGCGGATGGATAAGTACCACGACGAGCAACTCTTCGATATCCTGCAGGCCAGAACACAGTGGGGCCTAGCTCCCGAGGCGATCACCGAGGCGCAGCTCTATCGGATCGCGGATGCCGCCGCGGGCGACGCCCGGCTCGCCATCGGGATCCTGCGGACTGCGGCCAGCGCGGCCGATCGGGAGAATCACGAGCGAATCACCGACGAGATGCTCCTTGACGCTGCCGCCGACGCCCGAGCGCAGATCAAACAGAAAAGCCTCGATTCGCTCACCCCACACCAGCGTGCCGTGTACGATATCGTCTGTGAACACGGCCCCCTCGGTCCGGGAGAGATACACGAGCGCTATACGGCGGTGGTTGATGAGCCACGGACGAAACGGACGGTGCGGTCCTATCTGTCGAAGATGGCGCAGTATAACCTCCTTGAAGCGACGGGAACGAGCCGCGACCGTGAGTACTCGCTCGTTGACGCGTCGACGACGTCACCGATGCAGTAG
- a CDS encoding SWIM zinc finger family protein, translated as MSERLHPLDRLDVSPRVLKRAQYEALAFFMRPPYVEVRNYSYPDPENHTYNVRIADGVPIRCSCPADVEYERACKHRVGVAIRTQIIEKALKAQVAADGGGVANRRAAGLGDDEARSTAGDETADCACRPDSHRPCWSCVRANRRTSTDTDGAREQR; from the coding sequence ATGTCCGAACGACTCCATCCACTCGATCGGTTAGACGTCTCGCCACGGGTCCTGAAACGCGCACAGTACGAAGCCCTCGCCTTCTTCATGCGACCACCGTACGTCGAGGTTCGCAACTACAGCTACCCTGACCCGGAGAACCACACGTACAACGTTCGTATCGCCGACGGAGTCCCGATCCGCTGCAGCTGTCCAGCGGACGTGGAGTACGAACGCGCCTGCAAACATCGGGTCGGCGTTGCAATCCGCACCCAAATCATCGAGAAGGCACTCAAGGCACAGGTTGCGGCAGATGGTGGTGGCGTTGCCAATCGGAGGGCTGCAGGACTCGGTGACGACGAGGCGAGGTCAACAGCCGGAGACGAGACTGCGGACTGTGCGTGTCGTCCCGACAGTCACCGTCCTTGTTGGTCGTGTGTCCGGGCGAATCGACGGACGTCGACTGACACCGACGGCGCCCGAGAACAACGCTGA
- a CDS encoding transcription initiation factor IIB, whose protein sequence is MQPGDVYETGFDESTGKTTSESATCPECDGHVVTDGGERHCPDCGLVIDEYHIDHGATARKGPGDERDPRHIGSPRTPARHDYGLTTEIGRTRDGTGRTLDGKTRQRFSRLRVQHRRARHESKRDRNLEQGCQEVSRIAGALGLSRSLEEQAAMVFRRAQDEHLLRGRSIEAVAAASVHAACRCAGLPRSISEIEPLARVAGQRVRNAYRVLNDELGLPTPPPTPTAFVPKYASALEVSTAIRKRALELAELAVERGVASGRQPSGVAAACLYQASLEAGAGLVQTTLADLADVTPTTIRTGWNAVLAAIDATDGADSATADAGGTASPVPGER, encoded by the coding sequence ATGCAACCAGGCGACGTCTACGAGACGGGGTTCGATGAATCGACCGGCAAAACGACCAGTGAGAGCGCGACGTGCCCCGAATGTGATGGCCACGTCGTGACGGACGGCGGAGAGCGTCACTGTCCCGACTGTGGACTCGTCATCGACGAGTACCACATCGACCACGGTGCGACAGCACGCAAGGGCCCGGGTGACGAACGGGATCCACGACACATCGGTTCCCCGCGGACGCCAGCGCGACATGATTACGGGCTGACGACGGAGATCGGCCGAACGCGGGATGGAACCGGGCGAACGCTCGATGGAAAGACGCGACAACGGTTCAGCCGTCTTCGGGTGCAGCATCGGCGGGCGCGACACGAATCGAAGCGTGATCGCAACCTCGAACAGGGCTGTCAGGAGGTGTCCCGGATCGCCGGCGCGCTCGGATTGTCACGAAGCCTCGAAGAACAGGCAGCGATGGTCTTCCGACGGGCACAGGACGAGCACCTGCTCCGCGGACGCTCCATCGAAGCCGTCGCCGCAGCGAGCGTCCATGCAGCCTGTCGGTGTGCCGGGTTGCCACGTTCGATCAGTGAGATCGAACCCCTCGCTCGGGTCGCGGGACAGCGCGTCCGGAACGCCTATCGCGTCCTGAACGACGAGTTGGGCCTCCCGACGCCACCACCAACGCCGACGGCGTTCGTCCCGAAGTACGCCTCGGCGCTTGAGGTCTCCACGGCGATTCGCAAGCGCGCCCTTGAGCTGGCGGAGCTGGCCGTCGAACGCGGCGTGGCGAGCGGGCGCCAGCCCTCGGGGGTGGCTGCGGCCTGTCTGTATCAGGCATCGCTCGAAGCGGGGGCGGGACTGGTACAGACGACGCTGGCCGATCTCGCTGATGTGACACCGACAACGATCCGGACGGGCTGGAACGCGGTGTTAGCTGCTATCGACGCGACCGACGGGGCGGACTCGGCCACCGCGGACGCTGGCGGCACGGCCTCTCCGGTACCGGGGGAGCGCTGA
- a CDS encoding VirB4 family type IV secretion system protein codes for MLDWVRARLGGDDGTTASSTESEADTPVTDDIAVNYEPGDEPLGDDHERQRSVVTPPSLEAHPGAIRAGMDWTQTLWIGEFPDMPADGLFETLYATPETRRTDISIHVSPRDTQATLDGLENRIEDLEADFDYLAERRRAGARGVKKDLNDHRDLYDVLRNTSMQAFDVAMFLTTRHDSERDVDATGVRTVARQSPANLTPITPRWAQLDALVSASPLATNRLETVFDTTTPMLAGALGAMFPFVAGTVAEPGIEYGTYALNESPLILDRFARETGYCMMVIGKLGAGKSFSTKLHLVRRAMYDGDTRLVLLDPLGEFSALHEILGGERITVGGTCGLNPLELRATPADIRQEVSDLDPWAEQLTWALTFFETFFSHVATDELGERKQTLRRAIQEAYARQGITRDPSTHTNASPTVRDVMAVLEELLDDPAAFGYATPGEQERVATDAQSLLAELRPSFRPDGDLANLAEQTALNLDSSCLYLDLHQEEGTRGRSRTSLMMQVLFKAVYERAKQTDDRVVFVIDEAHYLLNDASSLEFLETAVRHSRHYDLSVQFVTQTGGEFTLTPEARTIANLCSMTLVHRVREEADTLADWFGLNSREQEWIRTAKAGNEDDGYSEALLGVDEEGWFPLRIRASDFERRAIGGEDPFAE; via the coding sequence ATGCTTGACTGGGTCCGTGCGCGGTTGGGCGGTGATGACGGGACGACAGCATCGAGCACCGAGAGCGAGGCGGACACCCCGGTCACGGACGACATAGCGGTCAACTACGAGCCTGGGGACGAGCCCCTCGGCGACGACCACGAGCGACAGCGCTCGGTCGTGACGCCGCCATCGCTTGAAGCACACCCGGGAGCCATCCGTGCGGGAATGGACTGGACGCAGACCCTCTGGATCGGCGAGTTTCCCGATATGCCTGCCGATGGCTTGTTCGAAACGTTGTACGCGACGCCGGAGACACGCCGCACGGACATCAGTATTCACGTCTCGCCTCGCGATACACAGGCGACGCTTGACGGACTCGAAAACCGGATCGAGGATCTCGAAGCCGACTTCGACTATCTTGCCGAACGTCGGCGGGCCGGTGCCCGTGGGGTGAAGAAGGACCTGAACGACCACCGCGATCTCTACGACGTGTTACGCAATACCTCGATGCAGGCGTTCGACGTTGCGATGTTTCTCACGACGCGTCATGACAGCGAGCGTGACGTCGACGCGACGGGGGTGCGGACGGTCGCCCGACAGTCACCGGCCAACCTCACGCCAATCACGCCCCGCTGGGCGCAACTCGATGCGCTGGTATCGGCCAGCCCACTCGCGACGAATCGGCTTGAGACGGTCTTCGATACGACAACGCCGATGCTCGCGGGGGCTCTTGGCGCGATGTTCCCCTTCGTCGCCGGTACGGTGGCCGAACCCGGGATCGAGTACGGCACCTATGCACTCAACGAGAGCCCGCTCATCCTCGATCGCTTCGCCCGTGAGACCGGCTACTGCATGATGGTCATCGGGAAACTGGGGGCTGGGAAGTCGTTCTCGACGAAGCTGCATCTCGTACGGCGGGCGATGTACGACGGCGATACGCGCCTCGTATTGCTCGATCCACTCGGCGAGTTCTCCGCGCTCCACGAGATCCTCGGCGGCGAGCGGATCACGGTCGGTGGGACGTGCGGACTGAATCCTCTCGAACTCCGCGCCACACCGGCGGATATCCGGCAGGAGGTGTCGGATCTTGATCCGTGGGCGGAGCAACTCACGTGGGCGCTGACGTTCTTTGAAACGTTCTTCTCTCACGTGGCGACCGACGAGCTGGGGGAACGAAAACAGACGCTCAGGCGAGCGATTCAGGAGGCCTACGCACGGCAGGGCATCACCCGCGATCCGTCGACACACACGAACGCCTCGCCGACGGTCCGCGACGTCATGGCGGTTCTAGAGGAACTGCTGGACGACCCAGCGGCGTTCGGCTATGCGACTCCCGGCGAGCAGGAGCGTGTCGCAACCGACGCGCAATCGCTGTTGGCCGAGTTACGACCCTCGTTTCGTCCCGACGGTGATCTGGCAAACTTGGCGGAGCAGACAGCGTTAAATTTGGATTCGAGTTGCCTCTACCTCGACTTACATCAGGAGGAGGGGACTCGCGGTCGTTCCCGAACCAGTCTGATGATGCAGGTCCTCTTCAAAGCGGTGTACGAGCGGGCGAAACAGACCGACGACCGCGTCGTGTTCGTCATCGACGAAGCGCATTACCTGTTGAATGACGCCTCCTCGCTCGAATTTCTGGAGACGGCGGTACGGCACAGTCGGCATTACGATCTCTCGGTCCAGTTCGTTACGCAAACCGGTGGCGAGTTCACACTCACACCGGAAGCACGCACCATCGCCAATCTCTGTTCGATGACGCTCGTCCATCGGGTTCGGGAGGAGGCCGACACGCTCGCGGACTGGTTTGGCCTCAACAGTCGGGAACAAGAGTGGATCCGGACGGCGAAAGCGGGCAACGAGGATGATGGCTATTCCGAGGCCCTTCTTGGAGTCGACGAAGAGGGCTGGTTCCCACTTCGGATTCGCGCTAGTGACTTCGAACGACGGGCCATCGGTGGCGAGGATCCGTTTGCGGAGTGA
- a CDS encoding class I SAM-dependent methyltransferase, whose translation MDPDAIRRAWDAIATTYARRRDPTGSDAELLGDLRDSLPPAPTVLDIGCGDGARTLANLPAGSIGLDISRRGLELARETVPGARLVQADMTALPVRTDSVDAVTAYHAVFHVPRERHPDVYREFARVLRPGGSVLLTLPSGRFETVRNGWMGGRMFFSSPGRERTLAALREAGFSALRTETVSDPLGSDAEFVTAEYDCAGSA comes from the coding sequence ATGGACCCCGACGCAATCCGTCGCGCGTGGGACGCCATCGCGACAACGTACGCCCGGCGTCGCGATCCAACCGGCTCCGACGCCGAACTGCTTGGCGACCTGCGGGATTCGCTTCCGCCCGCCCCGACAGTCCTTGATATCGGTTGTGGAGACGGGGCGCGGACGCTTGCGAACCTGCCGGCCGGGAGTATCGGGCTCGATATCTCCCGTCGTGGCCTCGAACTCGCCCGTGAAACAGTGCCAGGGGCGCGACTGGTACAAGCCGACATGACCGCCCTTCCCGTGAGGACGGACAGTGTCGACGCCGTGACGGCCTATCACGCCGTCTTCCACGTCCCACGCGAGCGTCACCCCGATGTGTATCGGGAGTTCGCCCGCGTCCTCCGGCCGGGTGGCTCGGTGCTGCTGACGCTCCCGAGCGGTCGGTTCGAGACTGTCCGCAACGGCTGGATGGGTGGCCGGATGTTCTTTTCCTCGCCGGGACGTGAGCGGACGCTCGCCGCGTTGCGGGAGGCGGGGTTCAGCGCGCTGCGGACGGAGACGGTCAGCGATCCGCTGGGAAGCGACGCGGAGTTCGTGACCGCCGAGTACGACTGCGCCGGGAGCGCATGA
- a CDS encoding universal stress protein: MTLLVPFDDSALSEAALKRACEFGSYRNEDVVALTVIPDDRSFGVEREWIDANEAYRPDELCAQFQQRVTAIDDRASFRCERPDDSEELTATTTDDVTRTVRQVAAELDVTILFVGSENAGRVSSPMTSVGDPLSADARYDVHIVRHAD, translated from the coding sequence GTGACCCTACTGGTTCCATTCGACGATTCGGCACTGTCCGAGGCGGCGCTGAAACGCGCGTGTGAATTCGGCTCGTACCGGAACGAGGACGTCGTCGCGCTGACGGTCATCCCGGACGATCGGTCGTTCGGGGTGGAACGGGAGTGGATCGACGCCAACGAGGCCTACCGTCCGGACGAACTCTGCGCGCAGTTCCAGCAGCGCGTGACGGCCATCGACGACCGCGCGTCGTTCCGGTGTGAGCGGCCGGACGACAGCGAGGAGTTGACGGCGACGACCACCGACGACGTCACCCGGACGGTCCGCCAAGTGGCCGCCGAACTCGACGTGACGATCCTCTTCGTGGGGAGCGAGAACGCCGGGCGCGTGTCGTCGCCGATGACGAGCGTGGGTGATCCCCTCTCCGCGGACGCCCGCTACGACGTTCACATCGTCCGGCACGCCGACTGA
- a CDS encoding site-2 protease family protein, translating to MVEPTVPYDLPDPGSLAEAFLVYEVDVVDGQVRYYGEPTDSTEAVVRTLAPLFRERGYRITVQYETGEHVLVATERSTTVDGVPWVHGALFLATVLTTLFAGSQWYGIDVAADPFGLVRAWPFALSVVGVLAIHELGHYTLSRHHDVEATLPYFIPVPNVLGTLGAVIRMNDTIPSRRALFDIGVAGPLAGLAATVVVTAVGVSLPPVDAPASAVVGRLELGYPLLITGIATLLDEPVRYGAGTMVNPVVVGGWIGAFVTFLNLLPVGQLDGAHVTRALLGDRMGSIQRLVPAGLFGLAGYLVVFESGRSAQLWAFWGLLSLLFLRLGSATPVDETPVGRRRRVIGLATLLLGIACFTPTPIAFAG from the coding sequence ATGGTCGAACCGACCGTTCCGTACGACCTTCCCGATCCGGGGTCGCTCGCGGAGGCGTTTCTCGTCTACGAGGTCGACGTCGTCGACGGACAGGTCCGCTACTACGGAGAACCGACCGACTCGACGGAGGCCGTGGTCCGCACGCTCGCGCCCCTGTTCCGCGAACGGGGCTACCGCATCACCGTCCAGTACGAGACCGGAGAACACGTCCTCGTGGCGACGGAACGCTCGACCACCGTCGACGGCGTTCCGTGGGTCCACGGCGCGCTGTTTCTCGCAACGGTGCTGACGACGCTTTTCGCGGGGTCGCAGTGGTACGGCATCGACGTGGCCGCCGATCCGTTTGGGCTCGTCCGGGCGTGGCCCTTCGCGCTGTCGGTCGTCGGCGTCCTCGCGATCCACGAACTGGGCCACTACACCCTCAGCCGCCACCACGACGTCGAGGCGACGCTGCCGTACTTCATCCCGGTGCCGAACGTCCTCGGCACGCTCGGTGCAGTGATCCGGATGAACGACACCATCCCGAGCCGTCGGGCGCTGTTCGACATCGGCGTCGCGGGCCCTCTGGCCGGCCTCGCCGCCACCGTCGTCGTCACCGCCGTCGGGGTGTCGCTCCCCCCGGTCGACGCCCCGGCCTCGGCGGTGGTCGGCCGCCTCGAACTCGGCTATCCGCTTCTAATCACCGGCATCGCCACCCTCCTCGACGAACCCGTCCGCTACGGCGCCGGGACGATGGTCAACCCGGTCGTCGTCGGCGGATGGATCGGCGCGTTCGTCACCTTTCTCAACCTGCTTCCCGTCGGCCAACTCGACGGCGCTCACGTCACCCGGGCGCTGCTCGGCGACCGCATGGGGTCGATCCAGCGACTCGTTCCCGCGGGGCTGTTCGGGCTCGCAGGCTACCTCGTCGTCTTCGAGAGCGGCCGATCGGCCCAGCTGTGGGCTTTCTGGGGGCTCCTGTCGCTGCTCTTTCTCCGCCTCGGGAGCGCGACGCCGGTCGACGAGACGCCGGTCGGCCGACGTCGGCGGGTGATCGGCCTGGCGACGCTGCTGCTCGGGATCGCGTGTTTTACTCCGACACCGATCGCGTTCGCCGGCTGA
- a CDS encoding methyl-accepting chemotaxis protein, whose product MSQSPGSVRDEETHHATDLWETYLAESDGEIDPSGEDRLRAERDFWKSMFDQLVESFPEGVLVTTSDGTLTHWNETLGTQLDIPRSEAIGENAYDVIGTENAEETLAETVARTGETIQEDALREVPTTDAIFQTFGVPLCGSDGTVVGAFEVAADVSEHVEQQRELERLQREVGGTVQGQLSDLVDAIDETVGITNEVEAFAEEQTDRMERVAEEVSDQSATIEEIAASTEQVSQAAQQARSRADEGEQTAARAIDRMDEVRGSADGARETIDALTTQADEMREIIDVINEIADQTNILALNASIEAARAGEAGEGFAVVADEVKSLAGESQTRASEIEEMITEMISATERTATELDETTAEIVGAIDAVEATVDALHAIREAVDETATGAQEVADATDSHASSTEEVAATVDQAVDELATLEDRLAELSDVATRQYRRVERTEETVGELVADGDG is encoded by the coding sequence ATGAGTCAGTCACCCGGTTCAGTTCGGGACGAGGAGACCCACCACGCGACCGATCTCTGGGAGACCTACCTCGCCGAGTCGGACGGCGAGATCGACCCTTCGGGGGAGGACCGCCTCCGGGCGGAGCGGGACTTCTGGAAGTCGATGTTCGACCAACTCGTCGAGAGTTTTCCCGAGGGAGTGCTGGTCACGACCTCCGACGGGACGCTCACTCACTGGAACGAGACGCTCGGCACCCAACTCGACATTCCACGCTCGGAGGCGATCGGCGAGAACGCGTACGACGTCATCGGCACCGAGAACGCCGAGGAGACCCTGGCGGAGACGGTCGCCCGTACCGGCGAGACGATCCAGGAGGACGCACTGCGGGAGGTGCCGACGACGGACGCCATCTTCCAGACGTTCGGCGTCCCGTTGTGTGGCTCCGACGGGACGGTCGTCGGCGCGTTCGAAGTCGCCGCCGACGTGTCCGAACACGTCGAACAACAGCGGGAACTTGAACGCCTCCAGCGGGAAGTCGGGGGAACCGTCCAAGGGCAGTTGAGCGACCTCGTCGACGCCATCGACGAGACGGTCGGGATCACGAACGAGGTGGAGGCGTTCGCCGAGGAGCAGACGGACCGCATGGAGCGGGTCGCCGAGGAGGTGTCGGACCAGTCGGCGACCATCGAGGAGATCGCCGCCAGTACCGAGCAGGTCAGCCAGGCGGCCCAGCAGGCCCGGTCCCGCGCCGACGAGGGTGAACAGACGGCCGCCCGCGCTATCGACCGGATGGACGAAGTGCGGGGCTCGGCCGACGGGGCCAGGGAGACGATCGACGCGCTCACCACGCAAGCCGACGAGATGCGGGAGATCATCGACGTGATCAACGAGATCGCGGATCAGACGAACATCCTGGCGCTGAACGCCAGTATCGAGGCCGCCCGTGCGGGGGAGGCTGGCGAGGGCTTTGCGGTCGTCGCCGACGAGGTCAAATCGCTCGCTGGGGAGTCCCAGACCCGGGCGAGCGAAATCGAGGAGATGATAACCGAGATGATCTCCGCGACCGAACGGACCGCGACTGAACTCGACGAAACGACCGCGGAGATCGTCGGCGCCATCGACGCCGTCGAGGCAACCGTCGACGCACTGCACGCGATCCGGGAAGCAGTCGACGAAACAGCGACCGGCGCCCAAGAGGTCGCCGACGCGACGGACAGCCACGCGTCGAGCACCGAGGAGGTCGCCGCGACCGTCGACCAGGCGGTCGACGAACTCGCGACGCTCGAAGACCGGCTCGCGGAGTTGAGCGACGTTGCGACCCGCCAGTACCGGCGAGTCGAGCGCACCGAGGAGACGGTCGGCGAACTGGTTGCGGACGGTGACGGCTGA